A genome region from Methanobacterium subterraneum includes the following:
- a CDS encoding ABC transporter ATP-binding protein, with protein MDEFIIEANNLFKSFGDFVAVDNLNLKIKKGEVFGFLGPNGAGKTTSIKMMVGLLRPTGGQILVDGKDIAQADRLKIGICPQDIVLWESLTCKESLKFMGEMYEVPDDILKTRVENLLEDLILMDKANTLVSNLSGGMKRRLNLAMALIHSPEIVVLDEPSEGLDPQSRRVLWNYIRSLRDKEGKTVILTTHLMDEADGLSDRIAIIDHGKLLRLDTPKNLKKEFGEGDIVEIHLADSKMNQEVISKLKTMENIDSVTEVDGKINIRTLNGVGKLPEIMSKVQDMNTEVADLSLHPNTLEDVFIELTGTSLRE; from the coding sequence GTGGACGAGTTTATAATCGAGGCGAACAACCTCTTTAAATCTTTTGGAGATTTTGTAGCAGTAGATAATCTAAATTTAAAAATAAAAAAAGGGGAAGTATTTGGATTTTTAGGTCCTAATGGAGCTGGAAAAACCACTTCCATCAAGATGATGGTAGGTTTACTTCGCCCAACTGGTGGTCAAATACTGGTTGATGGCAAAGACATTGCCCAAGCAGATAGACTTAAAATTGGAATATGTCCTCAGGATATAGTTTTATGGGAAAGCCTTACATGTAAAGAGAGTTTGAAGTTCATGGGGGAAATGTACGAAGTTCCAGATGACATATTGAAAACTAGGGTAGAAAACCTATTAGAAGACCTCATACTAATGGATAAAGCAAACACGCTGGTTTCTAACTTATCAGGGGGTATGAAACGCAGATTAAATTTAGCTATGGCATTAATACACTCTCCAGAGATAGTGGTTCTGGATGAACCTTCAGAAGGACTTGATCCTCAATCAAGGAGGGTTCTGTGGAATTATATCCGCTCATTGAGGGATAAAGAAGGAAAAACAGTTATTTTAACCACACATCTAATGGATGAAGCAGACGGGCTTTCAGATCGCATTGCCATAATTGATCATGGAAAACTGTTACGACTGGATACTCCTAAAAATCTTAAAAAAGAGTTTGGTGAGGGAGATATAGTGGAGATACACTTGGCTGATTCTAAAATGAATCAGGAAGTGATTTCTAAACTTAAAACCATGGAAAATATTGATTCAGTTACTGAAGTTGATGGTAAAATAAATATAAGGACTTTAAATGGGGTTGGAAAACTTCCAGAGATAATGAGTAAAGTTCAGGACATGAATACTGAGGTCGCTGATTTATCACTGCATCCCAATACATTGGAGGATGTTTTCATTGAATTAACTGGAACCAGTTTGAGGGAATAA
- a CDS encoding ABC transporter permease, whose protein sequence is MKFISVAIKDFKELIRDRRGLFMILLFPMFFMIIFGIVYGNMGQTNETYNLVVVNLDEGAKMPLTNEEVNFGDNLTEIFRDSEYEDSDVKLFNVINASESSANKLIQLKEADAMIVIPKNFSQTIVDEMENSIAAQTTGTTSSNNNDTLKLSISGDSSSMGFGVSQVVLIKIIEDYQDNLVANIQSQTSGSSVKPLKLFEGDVGSVSGTESFSQFDFLAPGMMLFAILLLATTVAASLTREVEKGTLARLRISKMRSFDMLFGALIPWSIVAAIQVLILLTVALIMGFNWQGGLNSIVLAMFIGVIGGIGSIALGMIIASFAKNDTQAFNLGIMVVVPTSFVVGAFFQLPQVVVGEIMGRSFQIYDILPWTHILNALKSVLIYGNGLSAITYDLAWSAVLTAIIFVIGMGLFSRFRLSPEN, encoded by the coding sequence ATGAAATTCATTAGTGTAGCTATTAAAGATTTTAAAGAACTTATAAGAGACCGCAGAGGTCTTTTCATGATACTGCTCTTTCCAATGTTCTTCATGATTATTTTTGGAATTGTCTATGGGAATATGGGTCAGACTAATGAAACTTATAATCTAGTAGTTGTTAACCTTGATGAAGGTGCAAAGATGCCTTTAACCAATGAAGAGGTTAATTTTGGGGATAATCTGACAGAAATTTTCCGTGATTCTGAATATGAAGATAGTGATGTAAAGTTATTTAATGTTATAAATGCTTCAGAATCTTCTGCAAATAAGCTTATACAGCTTAAAGAAGCTGATGCAATGATTGTAATTCCTAAAAATTTTTCACAAACTATTGTAGATGAAATGGAGAATTCAATTGCTGCACAGACAACAGGAACAACATCATCTAATAATAATGACACCCTTAAACTAAGTATTAGCGGAGATTCATCCAGTATGGGCTTTGGAGTTTCTCAAGTAGTATTAATTAAAATAATAGAGGACTATCAAGATAATTTGGTGGCCAATATTCAAAGCCAGACATCAGGATCTTCGGTTAAACCTCTAAAATTGTTTGAGGGAGATGTAGGATCAGTCTCTGGGACGGAATCTTTTTCCCAGTTTGACTTTCTGGCTCCGGGAATGATGCTATTTGCTATCTTACTTCTAGCCACTACAGTGGCAGCCAGTTTGACCCGGGAAGTGGAAAAAGGTACTTTAGCTCGTTTAAGGATATCTAAAATGCGTTCATTTGACATGTTATTTGGTGCACTCATTCCATGGTCAATAGTGGCAGCTATTCAGGTTTTAATTCTACTTACCGTTGCTCTGATAATGGGTTTCAACTGGCAAGGAGGTTTAAACTCCATTGTGTTGGCCATGTTTATAGGGGTCATTGGAGGAATCGGTTCTATTGCATTAGGAATGATTATCGCCTCTTTTGCAAAAAATGACACTCAAGCATTTAATTTAGGGATAATGGTTGTGGTACCTACCAGCTTCGTGGTTGGAGCATTTTTCCAGCTTCCCCAAGTAGTCGTAGGTGAAATCATGGGTCGATCTTTCCAGATATATGATATACTTCCCTGGACTCATATTTTAAATGCATTAAAATCAGTTTTGATATATGGAAATGGATTGAGCGCCATTACTTATGACCTGGCCTGGAGCGCAGTCCTAACTGCCATAATATTTGTCATAGGTATGGGATTGTTTTCCAGATTCAGATTAAGTCCTGAAAATTAA
- a CDS encoding DUF5518 domain-containing protein — translation MENIYRKVVIADWKAIIAGSATAIVLGVFSSFLLMLSPIYSYGIYLGFIIGALVTGYMVGETYVAGAKHGILVGITTAMILWVVEIIYDLIYPPEASAMAVIIAASYALILTLIVRSLVGSIFGGIGAEIKIKVKSSSSVIDD, via the coding sequence ATGGAAAATATTTATAGGAAAGTAGTAATAGCTGATTGGAAAGCAATTATAGCTGGTTCTGCTACAGCAATAGTGCTGGGTGTTTTTTCTTCCTTTTTATTGATGTTATCTCCGATTTATTCCTATGGAATATACCTTGGATTCATAATCGGTGCTCTGGTAACCGGTTATATGGTCGGAGAAACCTATGTGGCAGGAGCAAAACACGGGATATTGGTGGGCATCACCACTGCCATGATATTATGGGTAGTAGAAATTATCTACGATTTAATTTATCCCCCTGAGGCTTCAGCAATGGCAGTTATTATCGCAGCAAGTTATGCACTAATTCTTACATTAATCGTGCGTTCCTTGGTGGGCTCAATTTTTGGAGGCATTGGTGCAGAAATAAAGATTAAAGTAAAATCATCATCCAGTGTAATAGATGATTAA
- a CDS encoding HXXEE domain-containing protein: MYKTYNNIWQRLGAFLGPILITIFICFKFTDPNFSWLAFLYWIHLPLVMIHETEEYILSPIGFEKFANYYTVLSKDPPEEDSPLSPAYKLFVNMSIWIWAVLGALLVTVLPWVGMGLIFFQLLINGIQHTIIFQIKKPGYNPGFLTTWLVLNPFCVVTIFYAYYAHALNSLDWLLALILGVGFIGILLLKTTSKRKEE; encoded by the coding sequence ATGTATAAGACTTATAATAACATCTGGCAAAGATTAGGGGCTTTCCTAGGGCCAATATTAATAACTATTTTTATCTGCTTCAAATTTACAGACCCTAATTTTTCATGGCTGGCTTTTTTATACTGGATTCATTTACCACTGGTCATGATCCATGAAACAGAAGAATATATTCTCTCCCCAATCGGGTTTGAAAAATTTGCCAATTATTACACGGTGTTAAGTAAAGATCCACCAGAGGAAGACTCACCACTATCCCCGGCTTACAAATTATTCGTAAACATGTCCATATGGATCTGGGCTGTACTGGGTGCATTACTGGTTACTGTTTTACCATGGGTTGGTATGGGGTTAATATTCTTCCAGTTACTCATAAATGGCATACAACATACCATTATCTTCCAGATAAAAAAACCAGGATACAATCCCGGATTTTTAACCACCTGGTTGGTTTTAAACCCATTTTGTGTGGTAACCATATTCTATGCATACTATGCCCATGCTTTAAACTCCCTAGACTGGCTACTTGCATTAATATTAGGTGTTGGTTTTATAGGGATTTTGCTTCTAAAAACCACCAGTAAACGTAAAGAAGAATAA
- the bsh gene encoding choloylglycine hydrolase, translating to MCTTFSIQTKDGNNFVGRNLDLAYNVNECPIILPRNYLLEDKVTGNMQTTDKALIGIGTVIDDHPSLVDAMNENGLVCAGLNFEGFAHFEEKPVPGKTNITPYDFIYWVVSNYDTINEVKSALSNIDLVDVPLNDQTPVPTLHWMITDKTGRSIVVEKTKEQLAVFDNPVGVMTNQPTFDWHLMNLNRYLSISPNQPEPVKWSDQLLQIHGVGAGTLGLPGDSHSVTRFVRIAYARAHMPFLEDDISAVTQCMHMLDYVKMVKAGVLTEGMEEKTTYSACMDQQNGIYYYKNYGNSRINAVNMHKEDLNGDELIKCHYLTTQDINYQN from the coding sequence ATGTGTACAACATTTAGTATACAAACAAAAGATGGAAATAATTTTGTTGGACGAAATTTGGACTTGGCATATAATGTAAATGAATGTCCCATAATTCTTCCGAGAAATTACTTGCTGGAAGATAAAGTTACTGGAAATATGCAAACGACTGACAAAGCCCTTATTGGCATTGGGACTGTAATTGATGACCATCCGTCCCTGGTTGATGCCATGAATGAAAATGGATTAGTCTGTGCTGGTCTGAATTTTGAAGGATTCGCACATTTTGAAGAAAAACCAGTACCTGGAAAAACAAATATCACACCTTACGACTTCATTTACTGGGTAGTCTCCAACTACGATACAATTAATGAAGTTAAAAGTGCTCTTTCTAACATAGATTTAGTAGATGTGCCCTTAAATGACCAGACACCAGTACCCACACTCCACTGGATGATAACTGATAAAACCGGTAGGTCAATTGTAGTTGAAAAAACTAAAGAACAACTTGCAGTCTTTGATAACCCCGTGGGAGTGATGACCAATCAACCAACCTTTGACTGGCATTTGATGAATCTAAACAGATACCTGTCTATTAGTCCTAATCAACCCGAACCAGTGAAGTGGAGTGACCAATTATTGCAGATTCATGGTGTTGGAGCTGGTACTCTGGGACTTCCAGGAGATTCTCATAGCGTTACCAGATTTGTGAGAATTGCCTATGCCAGAGCTCATATGCCATTTCTGGAGGATGATATCAGTGCTGTGACCCAATGTATGCACATGCTTGATTATGTAAAAATGGTAAAAGCAGGGGTTTTAACTGAGGGAATGGAAGAAAAAACAACATATTCTGCTTGTATGGATCAACAAAACGGCATCTATTATTACAAAAATTATGGAAATAGTCGAATAAATGCCGTTAATATGCATAAAGAAGACTTGAATGGTGACGAATTAATAAAATGCCATTATCTAACAACACAGGATATAAATTATCAAAACTAA
- a CDS encoding type 1 glutamine amidotransferase family protein, whose product MKVYLYILNTLADWEIGYLTAELNSGRYLDKKRPPVELIKIGNTTEPIKTMGGITITPDENIDNIKFEEDDLLMLPGADTWAEEENKKIIDIVSSIIDEKVIIAAVCGATIALANKGILNNRKHTSNDLEVLKMFCPEYIGENFYINQPAVTDDNLITASGIAPLEFSYEILKRTNLMKTETLEAWYQLYKTNEPKYFYALMESIEGA is encoded by the coding sequence ATGAAAGTATATTTATACATATTAAATACATTAGCCGATTGGGAAATCGGTTATTTAACTGCTGAACTCAATAGTGGCAGATATTTGGATAAAAAAAGACCTCCGGTTGAGCTTATAAAAATTGGGAATACCACAGAACCCATAAAAACAATGGGCGGTATTACAATTACTCCAGATGAGAATATTGATAATATCAAGTTTGAGGAAGATGATTTACTTATGTTACCCGGAGCCGACACATGGGCAGAAGAGGAAAATAAAAAAATAATAGATATTGTTTCCAGTATTATAGATGAAAAAGTAATTATTGCCGCAGTTTGTGGAGCCACAATAGCCCTTGCAAATAAAGGAATATTAAACAATAGAAAACATACCAGCAATGACCTAGAAGTTTTAAAAATGTTTTGTCCTGAATACATCGGAGAAAATTTCTATATAAATCAACCAGCAGTTACAGACGACAATCTAATAACCGCTAGTGGTATTGCCCCATTAGAGTTTTCATATGAAATATTAAAAAGAACAAATTTAATGAAAACCGAAACACTGGAAGCATGGTACCAATTATATAAAACTAATGAACCAAAGTATTTTTATGCCCTAATGGAATCCATTGAAGGGGCATAG
- a CDS encoding condensation domain-containing protein, giving the protein MDQNGKSDLGRVRELVGDERKFLWNPLSNVILVARIRGHVSGKKLQRAINKAKKMHPLLSSRVVYDQNNKAWFHNDHVPEIPFRVVEWKSEDQWQEELMYENRIPFKIFEGPLIRFVLLKSPEVSDFMVFGQHAICDGRGLVYLIRDILMHTAEPEREIIQLPIPPMLSSEGLSPYVTSSGSFKESFSKFFKKFMINRMNKNWQKDITTFDQEDFENIHRAYWQENEYRIECIELSEEQTNNLVTKCRKHNVTVNSALSTAFLAAYQNISRPFKGKKRNVALPIDLRSRMKVHDVLCLYITRVMFKFDYNPKKKFWENVEKFHNTAIKEIESANLFEPFITIEKMDPTLIDAIASFGVLAEIVPPDFTRYEKLSTFAHKKKNEAIKLAHRFLKLSPGTVMTNLGKPDIPDVYGDMKIEKMYFAPSTDERFPLVIGAITSGDKLVTTLNYVEESRTQEMKEINEMALNLLEL; this is encoded by the coding sequence ATGGATCAAAATGGAAAATCCGATTTAGGGAGAGTTCGAGAATTAGTGGGAGATGAAAGAAAATTCCTATGGAATCCACTATCCAATGTAATTCTAGTTGCAAGAATAAGGGGACATGTATCGGGAAAAAAGCTACAAAGAGCAATTAATAAGGCAAAAAAGATGCATCCCCTCCTATCATCAAGAGTAGTATATGATCAAAATAATAAAGCATGGTTTCACAATGACCATGTTCCCGAAATACCTTTTCGTGTGGTAGAATGGAAATCTGAAGATCAATGGCAGGAGGAACTAATGTATGAAAACAGAATTCCATTTAAGATATTTGAAGGTCCTTTAATTCGTTTTGTTTTATTAAAATCACCTGAGGTTTCAGATTTTATGGTGTTTGGTCAGCACGCAATATGCGATGGCCGGGGACTCGTTTATCTCATCAGGGATATTTTAATGCACACTGCAGAACCAGAAAGGGAAATAATTCAATTACCAATTCCACCTATGCTTTCATCTGAAGGTCTTTCTCCATATGTTACATCATCAGGGTCTTTTAAAGAATCTTTTAGCAAATTTTTTAAGAAATTCATGATTAACCGGATGAATAAGAATTGGCAAAAAGACATAACTACTTTTGATCAGGAGGACTTTGAAAATATCCACAGAGCATACTGGCAGGAAAATGAATACCGTATTGAATGTATAGAACTATCAGAAGAGCAAACAAATAACCTGGTGACAAAATGTAGGAAACATAACGTAACGGTGAATTCAGCATTAAGCACTGCATTTTTAGCCGCATATCAAAATATATCCAGACCATTTAAGGGTAAAAAGAGGAACGTGGCTTTACCCATTGATTTAAGGAGTCGAATGAAGGTTCATGATGTTTTATGCCTTTATATAACCCGAGTTATGTTTAAATTCGATTATAATCCTAAAAAAAAGTTCTGGGAGAACGTTGAAAAGTTCCATAACACTGCAATCAAAGAAATCGAATCAGCGAATCTATTTGAACCATTCATTACTATAGAAAAAATGGATCCTACGCTTATTGATGCTATAGCAAGTTTTGGAGTCCTTGCAGAAATTGTGCCTCCTGATTTCACCCGGTATGAAAAACTATCCACATTTGCCCATAAAAAGAAAAACGAAGCCATTAAATTAGCCCACCGCTTTTTAAAATTAAGTCCAGGAACAGTGATGACAAATCTCGGCAAGCCGGATATTCCTGATGTTTACGGGGATATGAAAATTGAAAAAATGTATTTTGCACCATCCACAGATGAGCGTTTCCCATTAGTTATAGGGGCAATAACCTCTGGAGATAAATTGGTAACCACTCTTAATTATGTCGAAGAATCCAGGACTCAGGAAATGAAAGAAATTAACGAAATGGCTTTAAATTTATTGGAATTATAG
- a CDS encoding TetR/AcrR family transcriptional regulator — translation MAREIEDIEGSPLNNKERILEAATELFALKGYDATSVDEIASKANVSKPLIYYYFKSKKNILEELIKRYIKSYIPEKEEYIHKITSINKEDLYQRLDERMSFFSQNDKALKVIAMELLKETPENESILSMINPLFDTAIPKIEQMGVDIEDRMDLIVSTFFFGTAPILILMLYGDKFCEFYKIDREELNKRFFNVMKSIYIDFFVEQFEAQKK, via the coding sequence TTGGCTAGAGAGATTGAAGATATTGAGGGAAGTCCTTTAAATAATAAGGAAAGGATTCTTGAAGCAGCTACTGAACTTTTTGCTCTTAAGGGCTATGATGCTACCAGTGTGGATGAAATAGCTAGTAAAGCAAATGTATCCAAGCCCCTTATCTATTATTACTTTAAAAGTAAAAAAAATATCCTGGAAGAACTGATAAAAAGATACATAAAAAGTTATATTCCAGAAAAAGAGGAGTATATCCATAAAATTACTAGTATAAATAAAGAGGACCTTTACCAACGCCTTGATGAGAGAATGAGCTTCTTCAGTCAGAATGATAAAGCATTGAAAGTTATTGCTATGGAACTACTTAAGGAAACCCCAGAAAACGAATCTATATTGAGTATGATTAATCCTCTCTTTGATACTGCTATCCCGAAAATAGAACAGATGGGTGTTGATATTGAAGATAGAATGGATTTAATTGTATCCACTTTTTTCTTTGGAACAGCCCCAATTTTAATTTTGATGTTATATGGGGATAAATTCTGTGAATTTTACAAAATAGACCGTGAAGAGCTAAATAAACGATTTTTTAACGTTATGAAATCTATATACATTGATTTCTTTGTAGAGCAGTTTGAGGCTCAGAAAAAATAA